A region from the Arthrobacter gengyunqii genome encodes:
- a CDS encoding alpha/beta hydrolase, with product MQTNQHLLQSPVSYGAPVEQAGLVVYGVHGRGQAPEFMMEVADRVDLPDVAWLLPAAHDQSWYPQSFLAALNENQPALDDALETVRTHLDGVRGRRDGPPVVVFGFSQGACLLSEYLLRNQPNLAGAVLHTGGYLGPSERDWAVSDRFTMADLTVRMFTARNDSWVPLHRVEATGLAFRSLGATVELTVYDDPDHHVNDDSVDALRRYFRQVTGSSPGHKATGPQPAGH from the coding sequence GTGCAAACCAACCAGCATCTGTTGCAGAGCCCCGTTAGCTACGGGGCCCCGGTGGAGCAAGCCGGCCTGGTTGTCTACGGGGTCCACGGCCGGGGTCAGGCGCCGGAGTTCATGATGGAGGTTGCCGACCGTGTGGACCTGCCCGATGTGGCGTGGCTGTTGCCGGCTGCCCATGACCAAAGCTGGTACCCACAGAGCTTCCTGGCAGCCCTCAATGAGAATCAACCGGCGTTGGATGATGCATTGGAGACCGTCAGGACGCACTTGGACGGTGTGCGGGGCCGCCGGGATGGTCCGCCCGTGGTGGTGTTTGGATTCTCCCAGGGTGCGTGCCTGCTCTCCGAGTATCTCTTACGGAATCAGCCGAATCTGGCCGGAGCAGTGCTGCACACCGGCGGGTACCTCGGCCCGTCCGAACGGGATTGGGCCGTTTCCGACCGGTTCACCATGGCCGACCTGACGGTACGGATGTTTACCGCCCGCAACGACTCGTGGGTTCCGCTGCACCGTGTCGAAGCCACAGGGCTGGCCTTCCGTTCCCTCGGGGCCACGGTGGAGCTGACGGTGTACGACGATCCTGACCACCACGTCAACGACGACTCCGTCGACGCTCTCCGGCGTTATTTCCGCCAGGTGACGGGATCGTCTCCAGGCCATAAGGCCACCGGGCCCCAGCCTGCCGGGCACTGA